One genomic region from Athalia rosae chromosome 3, iyAthRosa1.1, whole genome shotgun sequence encodes:
- the LOC105691671 gene encoding aromatic-L-amino-acid decarboxylase-like gives MDIEEFRNRGKEMVDYICEFMNNLHERRVTPDVGPGYLRPLLSGVAPQDPESWDDIMKDVESKIMPGITHWQHPRFHAYFPAGNSFPSILGDMLSDAIGCIGFSWAASPACTELETIVCEWLGKAIGLPNDFLYFSEGSKGGGVIQGSASECVLVCMLAARAQAIARLKESPAHSQLDESTLLGKLMAYCSRESHSCVEKDAMICFVKLRILEPDERSILRGETVQQAIEADIAEGYVPFFVSTTLGTTACCSFDNLKEIGPVCKKWPGIWLHVDAAYAGNSFICPELKPLMAGIEYADSFNTNPNKFLLTNFDCSCLWVRDRFKLTSALVVDPLYLQHTHADTAIDYRHWSIPLSRRFRSLKIWFVLRSYGISGLQAYIRNHINLAKRFETLVKKDTRFEVCNDVTLGLVCFRAKGSDKLNQKLLSVINDSGKIHMIPARVNQRYTIRFALAAPNATESDVDTAWSIITDFASELLESKDVMDELADIREKKRKATLEQRRSFFVRMVSDPAIQPGFTKTPNQPTAKLETQATIAGMESNSNPPTVHSWISWPLAYLLQSRDSASETGELSLRFRHLDTMVRLKTSNNSSRRGSSNACSPEPSPSASPSRGRSPNGRS, from the exons atggACATCGAAGAGTTCCGAAATCGGGGGAAGGAAATGGTGGACTACATCTGCGAATTTATGAACAACCTTCACGAAAGACGAGTTACTCCGGACGTCGGTCCTGGTTATTTACGCCCCCTTTTATCCGGAGTAGCGCCTCAGGATCCGGAGTCGTGGGATGACATAATGAAGGACGTCGAATCCAAGATAATGCCTGgg ATCACTCACTGGCAGCATCCAAGATTCCACGCTTATTTTCCTGCCGGAAATTCCTTCCCTTCGATCCTCGGCGACATGTTATCGGACGCCATCGGATGCATAGGATTCTCGTGG gccgCAAGTCCCGCCTGTACGGAACTAGAAACGATAGTCTGCGAGTGGCTTG GAAAAGCAATCGGCCTTCCAAACGACTTCCTGTATTTCAGCGAGGGGAGTAAAGGGGGTGGTGTGATTCAG GGTTCTGCCTCGGAATGCGTTTTGGTCTGTATGTTGGCTGCTCGGGCGCAGGCGATCGCAAGGTTGAAGGAATCGCCGGCTCACTCGCAACTCGACGAATCAACCCTACTTGGAAAGTTGATGGCTTATTGCAGTCGCGAGAGCCACAGTTGCGTAGAAAAAGACGCGATGATCTGTTTCGTAAAATTGCGAATATTAGAACCCGATGAGCGGAGCATTCTCAGGGGAGAAACCGTCCAACAG GCTATTGAGGCGGACATAGCGGAGGGTTACGTTCCATTCTTCGTATCGACAACATTGGGAACGACCGCGTGTTGCTCATTCGATAATCTCAAAGAGATTGGACCAGTCTGCAAAAAATGGCCAGGC ATCTGGCTTCACGTGGATGCTGCTTACGCTGGTAACTCCTTCATCTGTCCTGAATTGAAGCCGTTGATGGCTGGCATAGAATATGCGGATTCATTCAACACGAATCCGAATAAATTCCTGCTCACCAATTTCGACTGCTCTTGCCTGTGGGTAAGAGATCGTTTCAAGCTGACGAGCGCCCTGGTCGTAGATCCTCTTTACCTGCAGCATACGCACGCCGATACGGCAATCGATTACAG ACACTGGAGTATCCCGTTGAGCAGAAGATTTCGCTCCCTCAAAATATGGTTCGTGCTAAGAAGCTACGGAATATCAGGACTTCAGGCTTATATTCGCAATCACATCAATTTGGCAAAAAGATTCGAAACTCTAGTAAAAAAGGACACGAGATTCGAAGTCTGCAACGATGTTACG CTGGGGCTCGTTTGCTTCCGAGCTAAGGGATCGGATAAACTGAATCAAAAACTACTGAGCGTTATCAACGACTCGGGTAAAATTCATATGATTCCAGCCCGTGTGAATCAACGATACACGATTCGCTTTGCTCTTGCCGCTCCAAACGCCACGGAATCCGACGTCG ACACCGCCTGGAGCATCATCACCGATTTCGCATCCGAGCTCCTGGAATCCAAG GACGTGATGGACGAGCTGGCCGATATccgagagaagaagaggaaggctACGTTAGAGCAAAGAAGATCGTTCTTCGTTCGTATGGTTTCCGATCCAGCGATTCAACCCGGTTTTACGAAAACCCCAAATCAGCCGACAGCAAAGCTCGAAACTCAGGCGACGATTGCCGGAATGGAATCCAACAGCAATCCGCCCACGGT GCACTCCTGGATATCGTGGCCTCTGGCCTATCTTCTCCAATCACGTGACTCTGCATCGGAGACAGGGGAGCTGTCGCTCAG GTTCAGACATCTCGATACAATGGTGCGACTCAAAActagcaacaacagcagcaggagGGGCAGTAGCAACGCTTGTAGCCCGGAACCTTCGCCCTCTGCGTCGCCGTCCAGAGGTCGGAGTCCGAACGGGCGTTCGTAA
- the LOC105691676 gene encoding ribonuclease P protein subunit p25-like protein → MTKTSRNRRKQKIVKPKAADTNIPIPNLPEKFLWMHVNSGTKIRNVLNYALKEFSGYESVVWSGAGQGIGKVITCAELCKRKNPGLHQITRLRYVKSKKSEIGEDNREDLSVPEIHILLAKEPLDPNEPGYQSASDQRLFLSKLLDPSNADSENTSGNPTSKDHQQQQPSTSKLSNVATEEFAAMGLRTGQKKSRKRQKTAESSSDNKSNKKGKSD, encoded by the exons ATGACGAAAACAAgtagaaatcgaagaaaacagAAGATCGTGAAACCCAAGGCAGCCGATACGAATATCCCGATACCGAATTTACCCGAAAAGTTTCTTTGGATGCAC GTGAACAGTGGCACTAAAATTAGAAATGTCTTGAACTACGcgttgaaagaattttccgGATACGAATCCGTGGTCTGGTCGGGAGCGGGTCAAGGAATTGGCAAAGTAATAACTTGTGCTGAGCTatgcaagagaaaaaatccgGGACTTCATCAGATCACGAGACTGCGTTATGTGAA atcaaaaaaatcagaaatcggTGAGGATAATCGCGAGGACCTCAGTGTACCAGAGATCCATATTTTATTGGCTAAAGAACCACTGGACCCGAACGAACCTGG ATACCAGTCTGCAAGTGACCAAAGGTTGTTCTTATCGAAGCTCTTGGACCCCTCGAATGCAGATTCTGAAAATACTTCTGGAAATCCCACGTCAAAAGatcatcagcagcagcagccatcTACTAGTAAATTATCGAATGTTGCGACAGAAGAATTTGCAGCTATGGGGCTGAGaacgggacaaaaaaaatctcgaaaacGACAGAAGACTGCGGAAAGCTCTTCGGATAACAAAAGCaataaaaaaggtaaaagTGACTAG
- the LOC105691675 gene encoding MOB kinase activator-like 4 translates to MKMADGSLLRRNRPGTKAKDFCRWPDEPFEEMDSTLAVQQYIQQIIRREPANIELILGMPEGQDEGVWKYEHLRQFCMELNGLAVRLQGECDPSTCTQMTATEQWIFLCAAHKTPKECPAIDYTRHTLDGAACLLNSNKYFPSRVSIKESSVAKLGSVCRRVYRIFSHAYFHHQTIFDEFENETFLCRRFTAFVIKYNLMSKDNLIVPILEDGAPTESEA, encoded by the exons ATGAAGATGGCGGACGGATCTTTGTTAAGAAGAAATAGACCCGGAACCAAGGCAAAG GATTTTTGCCGTTGGCCAGATGAGCCTTTTGAAGAAATGGACAGCACACTTGCTGTGCAACAGTATATACAGCAGATAATAAGACGAGAGCCAGCAAACATTGAGCTCATTCTTGGCATGCCAGAAGGACAGGATGAGGGAGTGTGGAAATATGAGCATCTCAGACAATTCTGCATGGAATTGAATGGACTGGCAGTCAGACTGCAAGGAGAATGCGATCCTTCTACTTGCACTCAAATGACAGCTACTGAACAATGGATATTCTTATGTGCAGCTCACAAAACGCCCAAAGAGTGCCCAGCTATAGATTATACTCGGCATACTCTGGATGGAGCTGCTTGCCTTCTTAAcagcaataaatattttccaagcAG AGTTAGCATTAAAGAGTCATCCGTTGCTAAACTCGGATCTGTGTGCCGTCGAGTCTACAGGATCTTTTCACATGCCTATTTCCACCATCAGACAATATTTGACGAGTTTGAAAACGAGACATTCCTTTGTCGCAG GTTTACCGCATTCGTCATCAAATACAATCTGATGTCCAAAGACAATCTCATAGTACCGATATTGGAAGATGGTGCCCCCACGGAAAGCGAGGCATAG